The Neochlamydia sp. S13 genome has a segment encoding these proteins:
- a CDS encoding nucleotide exchange factor GrpE yields MTIEDIPDKDESTQSLEKQAALEKESKPKREPKTVHISDLELEHLKREINEYKDKYLRSIAEAENLRKRLNKERQEMMQMAIQSVIVDFLTPLDHMEKALSFTDQMSEEVNNWATGFKMILNQFKEALTNNDVHAFKSVGMPFDPHHHEAVEMIETTEFPEGTVVEENTKGYKMGSKIIRPARVKVAKKSSSEPHVEENLSSSTNE; encoded by the coding sequence ATGACTATTGAAGATATACCTGATAAAGATGAATCTACTCAATCTTTAGAAAAGCAAGCGGCTTTAGAAAAGGAATCAAAGCCTAAAAGAGAGCCAAAAACAGTACATATTAGTGATCTTGAACTCGAGCATCTCAAAAGAGAGATAAACGAATATAAAGACAAATATTTGCGCTCGATTGCTGAAGCAGAAAATTTAAGAAAACGTTTAAATAAAGAACGACAAGAAATGATGCAGATGGCTATTCAAAGCGTGATAGTAGATTTTCTTACTCCTCTTGATCATATGGAAAAGGCTTTGTCTTTTACAGATCAAATGTCTGAAGAGGTAAATAACTGGGCCACTGGATTTAAAATGATACTTAATCAATTTAAAGAAGCTCTTACAAATAATGATGTGCATGCTTTTAAATCGGTAGGCATGCCCTTTGATCCTCATCACCATGAAGCAGTAGAAATGATAGAAACTACAGAATTTCCTGAAGGCACTGTCGTCGAGGAAAATACTAAAGGCTATAAAATGGGTAGCAAAATTATTCGACCTGCTCGAGTAAAAGTTGCCAAAAAATCAAGTTCTGAACCGCATGTAGAGGAAAATTTATCTTCCTCTACAAATGAATGA
- a CDS encoding VIT1/CCC1 transporter family protein — MTENTHFTHKAPIEHVAEKLAEGKFSTVEVHGTEIPGHFSAAADAARETAVVLLLMSCLILSFKLPLLSLTLALIIFSTGWTLWKFGRSAWLGWSRLERLHRLVKQEKWEIDHNREQEKMELKDLYANKGFEGKMLDHIVEVLMADGDRLLRVMVEEELGLKLESHEHPLKQACGAGLGAIAAAAMVLTCQLVAPGFQGLVIGSLGTIAAASALSAYYEQNRMIPAIIWNGGLAILAYAWVYFLHEFFFRQG; from the coding sequence ATGACAGAAAACACCCATTTTACCCATAAAGCTCCTATTGAGCATGTAGCCGAAAAACTAGCCGAAGGAAAATTCTCAACGGTGGAAGTGCATGGAACTGAAATTCCTGGCCATTTTTCTGCTGCCGCCGATGCGGCCCGTGAAACAGCAGTAGTCTTGCTTCTCATGAGTTGCCTTATTCTTTCATTTAAATTGCCTCTCCTTTCCCTCACTTTGGCCCTAATTATCTTTTCTACGGGATGGACGCTATGGAAGTTTGGACGCAGTGCCTGGCTTGGCTGGTCACGTCTAGAAAGATTGCATCGTCTTGTTAAACAAGAAAAATGGGAAATTGATCATAATCGTGAACAAGAAAAAATGGAGCTTAAAGATCTATATGCCAACAAAGGCTTTGAAGGCAAAATGTTAGATCATATAGTGGAGGTTTTAATGGCTGATGGCGACCGCCTTCTTAGGGTAATGGTAGAAGAAGAGCTAGGCCTTAAACTTGAATCTCATGAGCACCCTTTAAAGCAAGCTTGCGGTGCTGGCTTAGGAGCAATTGCTGCCGCTGCTATGGTTCTCACCTGCCAGTTAGTAGCACCAGGATTTCAAGGTTTAGTCATAGGTTCTTTAGGAACGATAGCTGCGGCTTCAGCGCTCTCAGCTTATTATGAGCAGAACCGTATGATTCCCGCTATTATCTGGAATGGAGGGCTCGCCATTTTAGCTTATGCCTGGGTCTATTTTCTCCATGAATTTTTTTTTAGACAAGGCTGA
- the hrcA gene encoding heat-inducible transcriptional repressor HrcA, which yields MKALKLITVKKSAKHNRERQVLMGLIELYLKTGKPIGSHTLKEFRFEELSSATIRNYFSNLEKEGYLSQQHSSGGRIPTTQAFRLYAQEHSTTQQTSEAYQHELQKLRDKETHELASYLQEAAETLSHLAECAVFLSAPRFDQDYINQIKIVEIDHTRCLCIILTSIGLIQTEIMPLDKRMSTFSLKRMERYFQWRLNRIHQSPSSIDINTPDNLTEEEKNLAQLFYNEIMVRYIVSYSNFTDEDIYRTGFSKLLAYPEMQDVSKLTHCLSLFENVPSMRLLLKECSKKETLKFWIGEDLDFLSVGPQECSVVTVPYYANKQCVGAIGLLGPIRLPYRHLFGLLHNFSENISEAITRSIYKFKITFRQPQRGTISTQPDKPCFLGESSLMLIEHNGT from the coding sequence TTGAAAGCGTTAAAACTTATTACCGTAAAAAAATCGGCTAAACATAACCGTGAGCGGCAAGTTTTAATGGGGCTGATTGAATTATACCTTAAAACGGGTAAACCTATCGGCTCTCATACCCTTAAAGAATTTCGCTTTGAAGAGTTAAGCTCGGCTACCATTCGTAACTATTTTTCGAATTTAGAAAAAGAGGGTTATCTTTCTCAACAGCATTCTTCCGGTGGACGTATTCCTACAACTCAAGCATTCCGTCTATACGCCCAGGAACATTCTACCACACAGCAGACTTCAGAAGCTTACCAACATGAACTTCAAAAACTTCGAGATAAAGAAACTCACGAACTAGCTTCTTACCTACAAGAAGCTGCTGAAACATTAAGCCACCTAGCAGAATGTGCCGTCTTTTTATCTGCCCCTCGTTTTGACCAAGATTATATCAATCAAATAAAAATTGTGGAGATCGATCATACACGTTGTTTATGTATCATTCTTACTAGCATTGGCCTGATACAAACGGAAATCATGCCTCTTGATAAGCGAATGAGCACCTTCTCCTTAAAACGAATGGAAAGATACTTTCAATGGCGACTCAACCGTATCCATCAATCCCCTAGCTCGATAGACATCAACACACCAGATAATCTTACTGAAGAAGAAAAAAACTTAGCTCAATTATTTTATAATGAAATTATGGTGCGCTACATCGTTAGTTATTCTAACTTTACTGATGAAGATATCTATCGTACCGGTTTCTCAAAATTGCTAGCTTACCCCGAGATGCAAGACGTCTCAAAGCTTACCCACTGTCTCTCTTTGTTTGAAAACGTTCCTTCTATGCGCTTATTGCTAAAAGAATGCAGCAAAAAAGAGACCTTAAAGTTTTGGATAGGTGAGGATCTTGATTTTCTTTCTGTGGGTCCGCAAGAATGTTCTGTAGTTACAGTTCCTTATTATGCCAATAAACAGTGTGTGGGAGCCATAGGATTGCTAGGCCCTATACGCTTGCCCTATCGGCATCTATTTGGCTTATTGCATAACTTTTCAGAAAACATTAGCGAAGCTATTACCCGAAGTATTTACAAATTTAAAATTACATTTCGTCAACCACAGCGAGGGACGATCAGTACCCAACCGGATAAGCCATGCTTTTTGGGTGAATCTTCCCTCATGCTTATTGAACACAATGGTACGTAA
- the dnaK gene encoding molecular chaperone DnaK codes for MTQKKSKIIGIDLGTTNSCVAVMEGGAPKVIANAEGTRTTPSIVAYKGNERLVGIPAKRQAITNPENTISSSKRFIGRKYDEVVSEIKTVPYKVTKNANGDAVFEVLGNKIVSPEEVGAQILIKMKETAEAYLGEKVTEAVITVPAYFNDSQRQSTKDAGRIAGLDVKRIIPEPTAAALAYGLDKEKSDKKIAVFDLGGGTFDISILEIGDGVFEVLATNGDTHLGGDDFDNEILKWILDSFKQENGIDLHNDKMALQRLRDAAEKAKIELSGTQSTEINQPFITMDATGPKHLSLTLTRSKLESLAHNLIERTKEPCLKALKDAGLKKEDINEIILVGGMTRMPAVQEVVKDIFGKEGNKGVNPDEVVAVGAAIQGGVLTGEVKDVLLLDVTPLTLGIETMGGVMTPLVERNTTIPTQKKQVFSTAADNQPAVTIRVLQGERKMANDNREIGRFDLSDIPPAPRGIPQIEVAFDIDADGILHVSAKDISSGKEQKIRIEAQSGLREDDIQRMLKDAELHAEEDKKRKEEVEIRNEADSLSFRAAKSIEEYKEKLPKDLVDTIQSKIEAIKKALEGMDIERIKTAKQELETQMQHIGEAIAKAGAAGPHAGGPDASYGQSTGGPGADFGAEQQESQKQGNGEETIEEADVEIIDDNKK; via the coding sequence ATGACTCAAAAAAAATCAAAAATTATAGGCATTGACTTAGGAACTACAAATTCCTGCGTAGCAGTGATGGAAGGTGGAGCTCCTAAAGTCATTGCTAATGCTGAAGGTACAAGAACCACTCCCTCTATTGTAGCTTATAAAGGCAATGAGCGCCTTGTAGGTATTCCTGCAAAGCGTCAGGCTATTACTAATCCGGAAAATACTATTTCATCTTCAAAACGCTTCATTGGCCGTAAATACGATGAAGTGGTGTCGGAGATTAAAACAGTACCCTATAAAGTTACTAAAAATGCCAATGGAGATGCAGTCTTTGAAGTATTAGGTAATAAGATCGTTAGTCCCGAAGAAGTGGGTGCACAAATCTTAATTAAGATGAAAGAGACAGCAGAAGCATATTTGGGAGAAAAAGTGACCGAGGCTGTGATTACAGTTCCTGCTTACTTTAACGATTCTCAACGCCAATCCACGAAAGATGCAGGTCGTATTGCTGGTTTAGATGTTAAACGTATCATCCCTGAACCTACCGCCGCGGCATTAGCTTATGGTTTAGATAAAGAAAAGAGTGATAAGAAAATCGCGGTATTTGACTTAGGAGGAGGCACTTTTGATATTTCTATCTTAGAAATAGGAGATGGTGTGTTCGAAGTGTTAGCCACGAATGGTGACACTCACTTGGGTGGAGACGATTTTGACAACGAAATTCTTAAATGGATTCTTGATAGCTTTAAACAAGAAAATGGCATCGATCTGCATAATGATAAGATGGCTTTGCAGCGCTTACGTGATGCAGCCGAGAAGGCGAAGATTGAACTCTCTGGTACACAATCTACAGAGATTAATCAACCCTTCATCACCATGGATGCTACCGGGCCTAAACACTTGTCTTTAACCCTAACTCGCTCAAAGCTAGAAAGCTTAGCTCATAACCTAATCGAGCGTACTAAAGAACCTTGCCTAAAAGCCTTGAAAGATGCTGGCTTAAAAAAAGAGGACATTAACGAAATTATTCTCGTAGGTGGAATGACTCGTATGCCTGCTGTGCAAGAGGTTGTAAAAGACATTTTTGGTAAAGAAGGAAATAAAGGTGTTAACCCCGATGAAGTGGTAGCTGTAGGTGCAGCGATCCAGGGTGGAGTTTTAACAGGCGAGGTAAAAGATGTACTTTTACTCGACGTTACACCTCTAACGCTTGGTATCGAAACAATGGGCGGCGTAATGACTCCTCTTGTAGAGCGTAACACTACCATTCCTACTCAAAAGAAACAGGTTTTCTCTACCGCTGCTGACAATCAACCTGCCGTAACGATCCGTGTTCTGCAAGGTGAACGTAAGATGGCCAATGATAACCGAGAAATAGGACGGTTTGACTTGAGCGATATTCCACCAGCTCCTCGAGGTATCCCACAGATCGAAGTAGCTTTTGATATCGATGCGGATGGTATTTTGCATGTTTCTGCAAAAGACATATCGAGTGGCAAAGAACAAAAAATTCGTATTGAAGCTCAATCAGGGCTACGTGAAGATGACATCCAACGTATGCTTAAAGATGCTGAACTTCATGCCGAAGAAGATAAAAAGCGCAAGGAAGAAGTCGAAATTCGCAATGAAGCGGATTCCCTCTCATTCCGTGCGGCAAAATCAATTGAAGAGTATAAAGAAAAGCTACCTAAAGATCTTGTCGATACGATCCAAAGCAAAATCGAGGCTATTAAAAAAGCTTTAGAAGGCATGGATATCGAACGTATAAAAACAGCTAAACAGGAATTGGAGACCCAAATGCAACATATTGGGGAAGCCATAGCAAAGGCAGGGGCTGCAGGTCCGCACGCAGGAGGCCCTGATGCTTCCTATGGGCAGTCTACAGGTGGCCCAGGAGCTGACTTTGGTGCTGAGCAGCAAGAGTCTCAGAAGCAAGGCAATGGAGAAGAGACGATAGAGGAAGCAGACGTAGAAATTATTGATGACAATAAAAAATAA
- a CDS encoding heavy metal translocating P-type ATPase gives MHASKTHRPAFGEFFELDSPETSSPFIKPASRQWGVNLTLKASIAATILLAISFAFSWFKVTHSLSTLLLVIVYFLAGIPALIESFEDLANLDINIDILMTLAAFSSVLIGSGMEGGLLLVLFALSGAMEQAVTEKAKSAISALHKLSPTKASIVQPDGTLLERAINEIQVGENILVKSGQVVPLDGVVTEGISSVNLVHLTGENFPVTKKVGNEVPAGATNLDGALVLQVLRTSSDSTLAKIIQLVTQAQDARPKLQRWFDKFSRRYAISIICLSAFFVLILPYLLSIPFLGMEGSVYRALAFLIAASPCALIIAMPIAYLSAVGACAKRGILLKGGVILDALVSCNIVAFDKTGTLTTGELTCAAIETLDQGIDKATALSIAFALEKNAVHPIAKAILAYSHHTKTLPVELKNFKAIPGSGLEGTVILPEGDVPVLIGHPEFIAGKLSPTQAKVLLDKCEELQSQGELVSPLLAGKHLVLFRFLDTIRPNIQNTLKNLSQKMGLKLVMLTGDHQYSAERIAKELGISSFYANLKPEDKLKHVAQLAEKEGLAMVGDGINDAPALARATVGICMGKVGTTTAVEAADIVLLQDNIERLDWLFLKAKRTQRVVKQNLFIAIAAIFIATIPSIAGFIPLWLAVLMHEGGTVIVGLNGLRLLKS, from the coding sequence ATGCATGCTAGCAAGACTCACAGACCTGCTTTTGGAGAGTTTTTTGAATTGGATTCTCCTGAAACTTCAAGCCCTTTCATTAAGCCCGCAAGTCGTCAGTGGGGAGTCAATCTTACCTTAAAGGCTTCAATAGCAGCTACTATTTTACTCGCTATTTCTTTTGCATTTTCCTGGTTTAAGGTTACTCATTCCCTATCTACATTATTACTAGTTATAGTTTATTTTTTAGCAGGCATTCCTGCCTTAATCGAATCTTTTGAGGATCTAGCTAATTTAGATATTAATATTGATATTTTGATGACTTTAGCTGCATTTTCTTCCGTTTTAATTGGAAGCGGAATGGAAGGAGGGTTACTACTTGTCCTTTTTGCTCTATCAGGTGCCATGGAGCAAGCGGTCACAGAAAAAGCTAAAAGTGCTATCAGTGCTTTGCATAAACTTTCTCCCACCAAAGCTAGTATAGTACAACCAGATGGGACATTACTAGAGAGAGCTATCAATGAAATTCAGGTAGGCGAAAATATTCTAGTTAAATCGGGTCAAGTGGTGCCTTTAGATGGAGTAGTGACTGAGGGCATTTCAAGCGTAAATCTTGTCCACCTGACAGGCGAAAATTTTCCTGTGACAAAAAAAGTCGGAAATGAGGTGCCAGCTGGAGCCACTAACTTAGATGGAGCTCTTGTTTTGCAAGTGCTTAGAACTAGCTCTGACTCGACCTTGGCCAAAATCATTCAATTAGTTACTCAAGCTCAAGATGCCAGACCTAAGCTTCAACGCTGGTTTGATAAGTTTAGCCGCCGTTATGCTATTTCTATCATTTGCTTATCCGCCTTCTTCGTGCTCATTTTGCCTTATCTACTTTCTATCCCTTTTCTAGGCATGGAAGGATCAGTATATAGAGCTCTAGCTTTTTTAATAGCCGCTTCACCCTGTGCCTTAATTATAGCTATGCCTATTGCTTATCTAAGTGCTGTAGGAGCTTGTGCAAAGCGCGGCATTTTGCTAAAAGGAGGAGTCATTTTAGATGCATTAGTTTCTTGTAATATAGTAGCCTTCGATAAAACAGGTACCCTAACCACAGGAGAACTTACCTGCGCAGCTATAGAAACCTTGGATCAAGGAATTGATAAAGCTACAGCCCTCAGCATCGCTTTTGCGCTGGAAAAAAATGCCGTACACCCTATAGCCAAAGCTATCTTAGCTTATTCTCATCACACTAAAACTTTACCCGTCGAGCTTAAAAATTTTAAAGCAATCCCAGGCAGTGGCCTTGAAGGAACCGTTATTCTACCCGAGGGAGATGTTCCTGTCCTTATTGGACACCCTGAATTTATTGCAGGAAAATTAAGTCCTACCCAGGCTAAAGTTTTATTAGATAAATGTGAGGAATTACAAAGTCAGGGTGAACTTGTCTCCCCTCTTCTAGCTGGTAAACACTTAGTATTATTCCGCTTTCTCGATACAATACGGCCTAACATTCAAAACACTTTAAAAAATCTTAGCCAAAAGATGGGCTTAAAGCTGGTTATGTTGACGGGTGATCATCAATATAGTGCTGAGCGCATTGCTAAGGAGCTTGGTATCTCCTCTTTTTATGCTAATTTGAAACCGGAAGATAAACTAAAACATGTAGCACAACTGGCGGAAAAAGAAGGTTTGGCCATGGTGGGGGATGGCATTAACGATGCCCCTGCTCTTGCACGCGCAACAGTAGGTATTTGCATGGGAAAAGTAGGAACAACTACAGCTGTTGAAGCCGCTGACATTGTGCTTTTGCAAGATAATATTGAACGACTAGATTGGCTTTTTCTTAAGGCAAAAAGAACTCAACGAGTTGTAAAGCAAAACCTTTTTATAGCTATTGCAGCCATTTTTATTGCTACTATTCCTTCTATTGCTGGATTCATCCCTTTATGGCTAGCAGTACTGATGCATGAAGGAGGCACTGTAATAGTAGGACTAAATGGGCTACGTCTTCTAAAAAGTTAA